In Primulina huaijiensis isolate GDHJ02 chromosome 4, ASM1229523v2, whole genome shotgun sequence, the DNA window CAAGGAAGGTCTATAACAGATAATATCCTTGTTGCATTTGAGGTTCTGCACCATATGAAGCGGAAAACGAAAGGTAAGTTGGGTGGTGTGGCACTGAAAGTGGATATAAGTAAAGCATATGATAGGGTAGATTGGGGATATCTTAAAGGCATGCTGATCAAAATGGGGTTTGACGCACAATGGGTTCAGCTTATTATGGCGTGTATAACCTCTGTTCGCTACTCTGTTTTGCTGAATAATCAAGATATTGGCCCTATCCAACCGCAGCGTGGTCTTCGACAAGGTGATCCACTATCGccttacttttttattttatgtgctGAGGGACTTTCGGCTTTGATTTGCCAGGCAGAAAAACAGGGAATGCTTCATGGCTATAAGATCTGTCAAGGAGCGCCAAAGGTGTCTAAACTTTTATTTGCAGATGATAGCTTCTTCTTCATTCGATCCACAAATGATGAAGCTCGAACAATGCGAAATATACTTACTGCATACAAAGAGGCATCTGGGCAAGCCATAAACTTTGGTAAATCAGGTATCTTCTATAGTGGTAATGTTCACCCTAATATAAAAAATGCTATTTCATCAATTCTTCAGGTGACATCTACGCTAGATACTGGAAAATATCTTGGATTGCCATCACTGATTGGGTGAAGGAAAAAAGTGATATTCAGCTACGTAAAAGAGAGGATTTGGTCACGCATTCAATCTTGGAGGGGCAAACCACTAACCAAAGCAGGGCGTGAAATACTTATAAAGGCTGTGGCACAAGCCATACCATCGTACTGCATGAGTGTGTTTCTGCTGCCAGTGTCCTTAGCAGAGGAAATCCAGAGGATGTTAAACTCGTTCTGGTGGGGTTCTAAGAGAACAAACCAAAGATGTATAAATTGGCTATCATGGGATAGATTGAGTGTAAGGAAAGAGAAAGGTGGTTTTGGTTTCAGAAATCTCAACGGCTTCAATCTTGCAATGATAGGGAGGCAAGGCTGGTCCATTATTTCCAGCCCAGATACGCTCGCAAGTAGACCTTCAAAGCTAGATATTTCCCTAGAGGGGACTTTCTTTCAGCCCAACTGGGCCATAATCCAAGTTTTGTATGGAAAAGTATCTGGAGTTCTCAATCATTGATGAGGATAGGGTGCCGACGGAAGATAGGAAATGGAACCAATATTAATGTCTGGAATGATCCTTGGCTACGAGATGATGCAAACTTCAGAGTACAAACGCCTACAATCTCTAAAATGGAAGAGCTGAGAGTATCGGATTTGATGAGATCAAACCCTCAACAATGGGATATTGGATTATTAAATGAATTGTTTAATGATAGAGATGTCAAAGCAATATTGCAAATTCTGTTGCAGGAGACCAACTGTCCAGATTCTTGGGTATGGCATTATAGCAAGACTGGGAATTATATTGTTAAGTCGGGTTATTGGGTTGGCTTGGAGACTAGCTCTTTGAGTGAGGAAAATGGAGTGGCAGGAGAATGGGGGAAGATTTGGAATCTACAAGTCCCACCTAAAGTAAAACACTTTTTATGGAGGGCAACCAGAAATTGTCTCCCGGTTCGAGCAAGTCTTCAACGTAAAGGTATTCAAGTTCCTCTTACATGCGCTCAGTGTGGGGTGATATTGAGAATACCTAGCATATATTTCTTACCTTTCCATTTGCCCAAAGCTGTTGGAGTGAAACCCAATTTGTGTCAAGTATAAACTCCTGCTCATCTCAAGTTGAAAGCTTTGTAGAATTCATATTTATGATGCTGAACTCGCTAACTACAAAAGAAATGGGCAAGGTGGTTATGATTTTATGGAGCTTATGGAGACAACGGAATGAAAAACTGTGGAATAATCAACAGAACACACCTACACAGGTGGTGCATTTTGCACTACAGAATTTATATGATTGGTTGCAAGCgaaggaaaaaaagaaagtaTTGCATCCCAACTCCAACAGTGTTGATACAAGCTGCAAGAGATGGCATAAACCTCCTGCTTTCCTAAAGTGCAATACAGatgctgctttgttcacttcgAGCAACACGTTTGGACTTAGTGGTGTGCTGCGTGACGAAAATGGGGAGTTTATAGCATGCCGAATGCAACACAACGCCGGAAATCCTGCTGTCAAGGTGTTGAATTAACCAGATATGACAATCTGCACCAGATGGTTTCAATCTCGAACACATGCAGCAATTCACGAAATTTAGAAACACACAAGAATTACGTGGTTCAGCCTTTCAGCTTACGTCCACGGGAGAACAGCACAAAGTCTTTTTATTCAACTCAACCGAAGTACAAAGTGGAAATTTACAGAAAAGAAGATTCACACACTTCTCACAGgttctctctttttttcaaTCACTATCTTTCTCTTCCTTTATGACTGTAGGGCCTTTCcttgtaatttttttctttccgAGAGCCAtcactatatatttatatctccTGACCCAACTCAAGCTTTCCCTCCTTTATTACTGGCACTTCTTGGTTGGTTTTAAGTTGTTGCAATTGTCAATCACTCAGTTCCTTATCCTTGGCTAATCTCAATCACAGGGCCCTCACGTGCCTTCCATTTGGGAGACACTTCCCTCAACAATCTCCACCTTGTCTTCCAAATCCAGGCTGTTCTCCAGTACTTCTCGGCCTATTTAGACTCCACCACATTAACCAAGTCCAAGCAATGCTTGAACTTAGCTTGTGGTAAAGCCTTTGTCATCATATCAGCAGGATTGTCATGTGTTGAAATTTTCTCTACCTTAACTTGGCCTTGTCCCTTACAAAGTGTAGTTTGATATCGATGTGCTTGCATCTTTCATGAAAAACTTGGTGTTTTGTAAGGTGTATTGCTCCTTGGTTATCACAGTGGACTGCTACCCACTGTTGTATAATTCCAAGTTCTTTTAGTATTCCTTTGAGCCATATAGCCTCTTTTACTCCTTCTGTGAGTGCTACATACTCTGCTTCGGTTGTAGACAATGCAACAACAGGTTGGAGAGTAGCTTTCCAGCTGATAGCAGTTCCATAAAGCGTGAAGATGTATCCAGTGAGTGACTTCCTAGTGTCCAAGTTCCCTGCAAAATCTGAGTCCACGAATCCAACTAGTGGTTGTTTCTCATTCGTCTGCTGTCTGAACATCAGTCCCAAGTTTGAAGCTCCTTTCAAATATCTCATGGTCCACTTCAATGCCTCCCAATGTAATTCTCCTGGGTTGGCCATAAACCTTGATTCCACACTCATAGCGTATGCGAGATCTGGTCTGCAGCATACCATGCTATACATTATGCTTCCTACACCATTTGCATAGGGTTTGTTCTTCATGATTTCCTCTTCATCCTTGCTGTTTGGAGAATGTTCAATAGATAATTTGAAGTGTTGGCCAATCGGTGTACTTACTTGTTTTGCTTCCAACATCCTAGCTCTTTGAAGTACCTTCCTTATGTATTGGCTTTGGTTTAGGAACAAGGCTGCGTTTCCCCTGTCCCTATTGATGTTCATCCCAAGTATTCTTCTTGCTTCTCCTAGTTCTTTCATTTCGAACTCAGATcttaatttttctttgagaactTGCAAGTCAGTTCGACTTTTACTTGCTACtagcatgtcatccacatagAGGAGCAAAAAGATCTTGGGTTGATTTCCGTCATTTCTTATATATACAAAGGTGTCAAAGTTACTTCTCACAAAGTGTATTTGTGTCATGAACTCAACAAACCGTCTATACCATTGTCTGGGACTTTGCTTGAGACCTTATAATGATTTCTTTAACAGACACACCTTTTCTTCATTTTCAGAGGTTTTGAAGTCCTCCGGCTGTTCCATAAATATGGTTTCTTCCAAATTTCCGTGCAAGAATGCTGTTTTAACATCAATTTGCTCTAATTCCAGATTGAGTGATCAATGCCAGCAAAAATCTGATGGAAGCATGTTTGACGACAAGGGAATAAATTTCGGTGAAATCAATGCCTTCCACCTGTGTGTATCCCTTGACCACTAGCCTGGCTTTGTATTGTACTTCACCCTTTCTTAATCCAGAGTCTTTAAGCTTGAATATCCACTTGCATCCCACCACTCTTTGCCCCTTTGGTCTGGTAACTAGCTCCCAtgttttgttcttgtttaaTGAGTTCAATTCTTCATTcatagcttcaagccacttgTTCTTCTGTTGGCTCTGAGTTTTCTATATGCTCTGCTATATTTAGTGCAAAAGAAATCATATCTGCTTGTCCAAATCGCTGAGGTGgttttatttctcttttctttctGTCCCTTGTCAGCATATAGGAGTCATTGTCTTTACCAATGATTGTTTCATTCTCTATTGGATCTGCGCCATGATCAGTATCCATAGGATCTTGAGGAACTTCATTTGTATTCTCAGAATTCTCCACCTCAATCTGTGCTTCCATGGGAAGTTCACTTGACGGCTTTGATGTGCCTTTATGTTGGATATATCTCATTTTGCCttcatcaaatattatatcccTCGAGATGAAGCACCTGGGCCCTTTATCTTCTAGATTCCACACCTTATATCCTTTCACTCCATTAGGATATCCAATGAAGATGCATTTTACTGCTCGAGGCTCAAGCTTATCTCTTTTGATGTGGGCATAGGCCAGGCAACCAAACACTCTTAGATTTGAGTAATCTGTGGGAACACCTTTCCACATCTCCATAGGGGTCTTGAAGTTTACTACACTTGAGGGACACCTGTTGATCAAGTAACAGGCTGTAGTCACCGCTTCCCCCCAAAAGACTTTTGGTAGACCAGCATTTAGTAGCATGGATCTAGTTCTTTCCAACAGAGTTCTATTCATGCTCTCAGCTACCCCATTTTGTTGGGTGTTTCAGCAACTGTCTTATACCTCAAGATTCCCTTCTTTGCACAGAGTTGATTAAACAGATCAGAGCAATATTCTAATCCATTATCAGTTCGAAGGTGTTTCAGTTTCATGTCCATTTGGTTTTCATATAGTATTAGCCATTCTTTGAACTTGGTATATGCTTCATCCTTTGTCTTAAGTACGTAGACCCAAAGTCTTCGGGAGTAATCATCTATGATTGACATGAAATACCTCCCTCCAGCGTGAGTGGCTGTTCTTGAGGGACCCCATATGTCAGAGTGAACATACTCGAATGGCCTAGAAGTTGTGTGTTTACCATGCTAAAAGTTCACTCTCTTTGCTTTTCCTAATATACAGTATTCACATGTATCCACTCCTTTGATGCTGTCTCCACAAAGAAGTTTTTGTTTAGATAGCTCCATTAGACCTCTTTCACTTACATGGCCGAGTCTTAGATGCCACAGCAGTGTTCTATTCATCTTATCCTCTGCCACAGCTGATCTTCCCAGCACTGTATTTCCCAGCAAGATGTACAGAGAGTTCTTTCTTACAGCCTTCATAATCACCAATGATCCCTTGAGTACCTTCAATTTCCCATTTTCTGATTTGAAGGAGCAACCATTTGATTCTAGTGTACCTAGGGAGATCAGATTCCTTTTGAGGTCTGGTACATATCTGACTTGCAGTAAGATTTTATAGGAGCCATCATCCATTCCAAGTCTGATGGAGCCTATACCTTTTACTTTGCATGATCTGTCATTTCCAAGGATGACCACTCCCAAATCTGTTTCATGAAGAGTTTCAAACCAAGACTTTGTGGGACACATATGGAATGTACATCCAGAGTCTAAAATCCATTCAGTTGATGTCCCTTGATCTGATATGGTCAATGCCTCTGCCGTGTCATATCCATCAGATGCAACAGAGGCTTCACCATCTTcattcactacaacaaaaatggcttttcgcagcgcgcaaattcgtttttcgcggcgcacattgcacgctgcaaagttgaaagctgttgaaagttcaagattatccgcggcgtgcttatgcacgccgttaatataaACTATTATTCGCGGCGCGCATACGCACGCTGTTGATAGTCGTAggataaccgtcgctaattagcgacgggttcaACATTCCTTCGCTACTATTAGCGACggcttttattttaattccgtcgctatttagcgacggaatattttaAAACGCCGTCGCTATATTGCGATGGTGTTTCAAAAAtcccgtcgctaattaacgaccgaattaaaataaaatacgtCGCTAATCTTgtaattacaataaaaaaaaaattacgtttacaatttaataaatcttaaaaaaacgtacactataataacaatattcatcttaactaaaacttaaaaatttactaaaaattgaaacaaaaaaacgtaccttaaatcgacatttaaattgcttgagagagaaaaattttaagtgttatggaGTGTTGTGGTAGAATGTGGTTCGACTGGTGGTATTTAAagataatttgcgacggttttattttACCGTCGCGTTTAGCAACGGtgttttattaaaccgtcgccaatttgtcgctaatagcgacgtacGGCTCCCGTCGCTATGAGAGACGGTtataatataaccgtcgctaatttgaatttagcgacggtttgacaaaaaccgtcgctaatttagcgacggttagaaAGAAACCGTcgttaatataaatattgcgtcggttttcaaaaaatcgtcgctaaatatcAACGGCGCACATTCCCATGCAcgctgtcgtttatataatttttatataattttttaacggcacacataaacgcacgctgcgaatattacttatccgcggcgtgctttAAAAGCATGCCGCGgataagtaatatccgcagcgtgcgttTTAAGCACGCCGTTGATACTatcaagtgcaataatatcaacagcgcacatatgagtgcacgccgttaaaagaaatattcgcagcgtgcttttaatgcacgccgttgatgacgtgctgcagaaaatcatttttcttgtagtgattgcCTTTTTCTTGATGTTTCTTTCTCCTTTCGGGGCAATTTCTTTTGATGTGTCCTTCCTTGTGACATAAGAAACACCTATATTTGATTTGACTCTTGGATCTTGATCCTGAAGTGTTCCTTCTTTGCTGTCTTATAGCAGGTCTCCCTCTTGCATTGAGGCTTTCTCCTTGTCTATGTCCATGAGAGTTCATTCCCTTCTGTAGTTCTTTGGCCCTTATTGCTGATTGGACTTCCTCCAATGAGATTGATTGTTCCCTGCCGTAGGGAAGTGCATCCTTGAAGTTTTCATATAAAATTGGGAGAGAGTTTAACAAGATTAATGCCTTGTCCTCTCCTTCCAATTTAACTTCAATATTTTCCAAGTCATCCAAGATCTTGATAAACTCATCAATCTGCTCAGAGATGTTCTTCTCGTCAATGATCTTGAACGAGTATAACTTTTGTTTCATGTACAACCTGTTGGCGAGTGATTTAGTCATGTAGAGTGATTCGAGTTTGGTCCACATAGTTGCTGCTGATGCTTCTTTGGAGACCTCACGCAAAGGTTTGTCTCCGAGACACAGAATGATTGTGCTTTGTGCCTTCGCAAGATTTTGGGTCTTTTCTTTTGGATCACCCGTCATGGCTTCTTCTCCTTTTAATGCTTCCTCCAGACCTTGTTGTATCAGGATTGCTCGCATTTTGATTCTCCACATGCCAAAATCGTTCTTCCCTGTGAACTTTTCGATGTCAAATTtcattgatcccatcttcttgATCGTTCTTCGTGTCGTGTCGTGGCTTCGATTCCCACGGACGGCGCCACTTGTTGAATTAACCAGATATGACAATCTGCACCAGATGGTTTCAATCTCGAACACATGCAGCAATTCACGAAATTTAGAAACACACAAGAATTACGTGGTTCAGCCTTTCGGCTTTCGTCCATGGGAGAACAGCACAAAGTCTTTTTATTCAACTCAACCGAAGTACAAAGTGGAAATTTACAGAAAAGAAGATTCACACACTTCTCAcaagttctctctttttttcaaTCACTATCCTTCTCTTCCTTTATGACTGTAGGGCCTTtccttgtaatttttttatttccgaGAGCCATCAAGATATATTTATATCTCCTGACCCAACTCAAGCTTTCCCTCCTTTATTACTGGCACTCTTTGGTTGGTTTTAAGTTGTTGCAACTGTCAATCACTCAGTTCTTATCCTTGGCTCATCTCAATCACAGGGCCCTCACGTGCCTTCCATTTGGGAGACACTTCCCTTAACACAAGGAATGTGAAGCTCTTGCGCTACTTCAAGCTATTACCTGGATCAAGGAAATGGAGCTTGCAAATGTGTTTTTCGAGCTTGACGCGAAAAATGTTGTCGATGCCATAAACAACCCGACAGATGATGATACAGAATTTGGATCTATTGTGCGCCAATGAAAATCTCTGTTAAATCAAGGAACACTGCTCTCGGTTCAGTTTGTTTATAAACAAGCAAATGCAGCAGCTCATGCCTTGGCCCGAGCGACTCATTTATATGCTAGTCCTTCTACTTATTTTGAGATTCCACATTGTTTGATTGAACATTTGGATGATGGTTTTAGTTCTTTACATGCTTAATGAaatttcctttaaaaaaaacatttaattaactaaaattataatacagggagtaaattaaaaataactagAATTCCAGGGTGTGATTGCAGAATTCAAATTCCCATTGGTGCGTTCggcaattttattttaattttctccatgtttttaattcaaTCAGCGTCGTCCCAATTCCTGGCGCAACTATGCAACCTCTGATCTGAGTCAACTCGCTCGAATCGTCGTTGCGAAGCCAATCCCCCGAATCTCTGTAAGTATGTAAAATTCTTGCGGCGATTTCATTTCACTTGTGTTGGTTTGGGAATGAATTGATTTACTTTGTTCGATCCatcaattttgttttgttttgtttttgtttttgtttttgtttttttggttcATTGAGCAGAGGAGCTGGAGGAAAATGAGCGAGATTTTTGAAGGATATGAGAGGCAGTATTGTGAGCTATCCGCGAATTTGTCAAGGAAATGTAACTCTGCCGCTGCTCTTCCCAATGGAGGTACTTTAATGTTGTAGTCATTGAATTTAGGGTTTAGACCTTAATCCGATCCTTTTAATCGTACGCAGTTgagtaaagtttttttttttaattattttttcctttCCAAATGATATATATTTGGTTTGCTAACTTTCAGCCTCGATCTATTTCGTGCTGATATTTGTGTTATAATTTGACGGAAATCTTTGCTGCTGTCAGCTATGCGGAATAGTTAGAGTGATCTAAGATATGAATATTGGTTTGCTCTTGTAACACAGTCTGTTTTGAATGATCTTGTTTATAACTTGAAATTTACTTGTAACTCATGTTTTTCAAGTAGTATAAAGGTTCTTAATGGATAAGTCGTCGGTCTCATTTCATTAGCAAGATCCTAATGAAG includes these proteins:
- the LOC140974943 gene encoding uncharacterized protein, with the translated sequence MEELRVSDLMRSNPQQWDIGLLNELFNDRDVKAILQILLQETNCPDSWVWHYSKTGNYIVKSGYWVGLETSSLSEENGVAGEWGKIWNLQVPPKVKHFLWRATRNCLPVRASLQRKGIQVPLTCAQCGVILRIPSIYFLPFHLPKAVGVKPNLCQVVHFALQNLYDWLQAKEKKKVLHPNSNSVDTSCKRWHKPPAFLKCNTDAALFTSSNTFGLSGVLRDENGEFIACRMQHNAGNPAVKVLN
- the LOC140974944 gene encoding secreted RxLR effector protein 161-like; translated protein: MKELGEARRILGMNINRDRGNAALFLNQSQYIRKVLQRARMLEAKQVSTPIGQHFKLSIEHSPNSKDEEEIMKNKPYANGVGSIMYSMVCCRPDLAYAMSVESRFMANPGELHWEALKWTMRYLKGASNLGLMFRQQTNEKQPLVGFVDSDFAGNLDTRKSLTGYIFTLYGTAISWKATLQPVVALSTTEAEYVALTEGVKEAIWLKGILKELGIIQQWVAVHCDNQGAIHLTKHQVFHERCKHIDIKLHFVRDKAKLR